The proteins below are encoded in one region of Candidatus Culexarchaeum yellowstonense:
- a CDS encoding branched-chain amino acid ABC transporter permease gives MESIGWLLDIIVFFAVYLIVTLALNLQYGYTGIPNFGLALSVATGAYVTGALAGRIGMWICGVRSDLDYIMYNPMIISMINNVVRNDPLKGLAIFFSTIILVIIISAIIGFIASYPAIRLRADYLMMVLIAMAEAARIIGLNYTPLVGGTAWVSVPNVFIWMGDIASQFLIILILAISILIFFFLQYLVSSPYGRLIKAVRENELTAECVGKDVVKVKIQIMMLGSAIAGIAGSLWSFYCGTVMAAAYTRTDWTFWPWLMAMIGGMGNNIGALVGVAIVIIFRRVITYYKYSLEAYVPFSVVWLEQILLALALILVIMFRPQGIIPEKPAKPKIKKTSQK, from the coding sequence ATGGAAAGTATAGGCTGGCTGCTTGACATCATAGTGTTCTTCGCCGTATACCTAATAGTTACATTAGCGTTAAACCTGCAATATGGATATACTGGTATACCAAACTTTGGATTAGCTTTATCCGTAGCTACCGGGGCTTATGTTACTGGTGCGCTGGCTGGTAGAATTGGAATGTGGATATGTGGCGTAAGAAGCGATTTAGACTACATAATGTATAACCCCATGATTATAAGTATGATTAACAATGTTGTGAGGAATGATCCGTTGAAGGGCTTGGCAATATTCTTCTCAACCATAATATTAGTGATCATCATAAGTGCAATTATAGGGTTTATAGCTTCATATCCAGCGATAAGGTTGAGAGCTGATTATTTAATGATGGTTCTAATAGCTATGGCTGAAGCTGCTAGGATTATAGGGTTAAATTACACCCCCCTTGTTGGAGGAACAGCATGGGTTTCAGTTCCAAACGTTTTCATATGGATGGGTGACATAGCATCCCAATTCCTAATAATACTAATACTGGCAATTTCAATACTAATATTCTTCTTCCTTCAATATTTGGTTTCATCGCCTTATGGGAGATTGATAAAGGCTGTTAGAGAAAATGAACTTACAGCTGAATGTGTAGGGAAAGATGTTGTGAAAGTTAAAATTCAGATAATGATGTTGGGGTCGGCGATTGCTGGTATTGCAGGTTCCCTTTGGAGCTTCTATTGTGGTACTGTAATGGCTGCTGCATATACTAGAACTGATTGGACTTTCTGGCCTTGGTTAATGGCCATGATTGGTGGAATGGGAAATAATATTGGAGCATTAGTAGGAGTGGCCATAGTAATCATATTTAGACGAGTCATAACATACTACAAGTATTCACTTGAAGCATACGTACCATTCTCAGTTGTCTGGCTTGAACAAATACTACTAGCCCTAGCACTCATACTAGTGATAATGTTTCGTCCCCAAGGAATTATACCTGAAAAACCTGCAAAACCAAAAATAAAGAAAACCTCACAAAAATAA
- a CDS encoding branched-chain amino acid ABC transporter permease, protein MIPPALIEDALMYANLLFMLTVGFTLTYLIAKIPNFAHGEFAGIGVYITFTVAQVWKSNPYVAVPIAFLISAFSGALIYNGVLRTLKRFGGTMISLTISTLAMQIMISALLNIYADYLYPMVGSYSRLFLFRHLDFEFMGLPGVLVVSTIFLLTLIILLHLMLTRTKFGISLRAVVEDPSLASILGVNVELACTISWMLTAGIAGIAGSLLPLWFQGHPYTGSMLMTSVFAASILGGISSIYGAMIGAYIIGLTEILGTYLLAQTFGAQLTGYRSLIPLTIMCIVLLLFPRGITGLIEDIQARRASKAMAKIRGGQG, encoded by the coding sequence ATGATTCCACCAGCATTAATAGAAGATGCATTGATGTATGCAAATCTATTATTCATGTTAACTGTCGGTTTCACTTTAACCTACTTAATAGCAAAAATACCCAATTTTGCTCATGGGGAATTTGCTGGTATTGGCGTTTACATAACGTTTACTGTAGCTCAAGTTTGGAAGTCTAATCCATATGTGGCTGTGCCAATAGCCTTCCTAATATCCGCGTTCTCCGGTGCCCTAATATATAATGGCGTCTTAAGAACTCTGAAAAGGTTTGGTGGAACTATGATTTCATTAACCATATCTACATTGGCTATGCAAATAATGATTTCCGCACTATTGAATATATATGCAGATTATCTGTATCCAATGGTAGGATCCTACTCAAGACTTTTCCTATTTAGACATTTGGATTTTGAGTTTATGGGGTTGCCTGGAGTCCTTGTGGTTTCAACAATTTTCCTCCTAACTTTAATAATACTTCTCCATTTAATGTTGACGAGAACTAAGTTTGGCATATCCCTTAGAGCTGTTGTTGAAGATCCAAGTTTAGCTTCCATTTTGGGGGTTAATGTGGAATTGGCTTGCACAATTTCATGGATGTTAACTGCTGGGATAGCTGGAATTGCAGGATCACTATTGCCCCTCTGGTTTCAGGGACACCCATATACTGGAAGTATGCTAATGACCAGCGTTTTCGCAGCATCTATACTTGGAGGTATATCCAGCATTTATGGTGCAATGATCGGAGCATACATAATAGGTTTAACTGAAATACTTGGAACATATCTCTTAGCTCAAACTTTTGGGGCACAGCTAACTGGATATAGATCCCTAATACCCTTAACAATAATGTGTATAGTACTATTGCTATTCCCAAGGGGGATAACTGGCTTAATAGAGGATATTCAAGCGAGGAGAGCTTCAAAGGCTATGGCTAAAATTAGAGGTGGGCAAGGTTGA